The following are from one region of the Ignavibacteriota bacterium genome:
- a CDS encoding polysaccharide deacetylase family protein, translated as MKYFTPPVLIQKIFNSFIWETSNNKILLTFDDGPTEVATLKILDVLKSIKIRAVFFCVGNNIKNHPGLTEKILESQHTIANHTMNHELLLKMGVKKSISAIEPFNILLKKNFNYDVKYFRPPHGLFNFSTKKVLAELNLKCVMWNPLTYDFKNNFKLVEHSITNYLNKNSILVFHDSIKSCKIIERSLNFTVEQIAKKGFEFGVPEDCLK; from the coding sequence TTGAAATATTTTACTCCACCTGTTTTGATACAAAAAATTTTTAATAGTTTCATCTGGGAAACTTCAAATAATAAAATTCTTTTAACATTTGATGATGGTCCGACTGAAGTAGCAACATTAAAAATTTTAGATGTTCTCAAATCAATTAAGATAAGAGCGGTTTTCTTTTGTGTCGGGAATAATATTAAAAATCATCCTGGTTTAACTGAAAAAATTCTGGAAAGTCAACACACAATTGCCAACCACACGATGAATCATGAATTACTTTTAAAAATGGGTGTAAAGAAATCAATTTCTGCAATCGAGCCGTTCAATATATTATTAAAGAAAAATTTCAATTATGATGTAAAATACTTCCGACCGCCTCACGGGCTTTTTAATTTCTCAACGAAGAAAGTTTTGGCTGAATTAAATTTGAAATGTGTAATGTGGAATCCATTGACGTACGATTTTAAAAACAATTTTAAATTAGTTGAACATTCAATAACCAATTATTTAAATAAAAATTCCATTTTAGTATTTCATGACAGCATAAAATCCTGCAAAATTATTGAACGAAGTTTAAACTTTACCGTTGAGCAAATAGCAAAAAAGGGATTTGAATTTGGAGTACCTGAAGATTGCTTGAAATAA
- a CDS encoding RtcB family protein: protein MNVSGIELTKIRENLWEIPASGEMNVPGRVYISQRMIEKGLDDGEALKQVVNVAHLPGIEKYSLAMPDIHWGYGFPIGGVAATNLDEGVISPGGVGYDINCGVRLAKTNLEYEPIKNKIDSLVSKLFQAVPTGVGASGAIKKLSSVDIKKVLTKGSVWALENGLGVPSDIEFTEENGTLKNADIAVVSQRALERGADQLGTLGSGNHFLEVDVVDEIFDNKTADVFGLFPGQIVIQIHTGSRGLGYQVCDDYLKILLNASGKYGFKLPDRQLACAPIQSQEGQDYFAAMQAAANFAWSNRQVIMNLAKEVLKETFSISESELGFKLLYDVCHNIAKIEKHTVGNEIKEVCVHRKGATRAFPPGSKLIPEKYKNVGQPVLIPGDMGRYSYILVGTENAMEETFGSSCHGAGRNLSRTKALKSAKGRDLVAELNKKGISIQAKGYKTIAEEMSDAYKDVSDVVDVMHKEGITRKVAKIKPVGVIKG, encoded by the coding sequence ATGAATGTTAGTGGAATTGAATTAACAAAAATAAGAGAAAATTTATGGGAGATACCTGCTTCCGGAGAAATGAATGTTCCAGGAAGAGTTTATATCTCGCAGCGAATGATCGAAAAAGGATTGGATGATGGCGAAGCCCTCAAGCAAGTAGTTAATGTTGCTCATCTTCCCGGAATTGAAAAATATTCGCTCGCTATGCCTGATATACATTGGGGTTACGGTTTTCCAATTGGTGGTGTTGCAGCTACAAACCTGGATGAAGGAGTTATTTCACCAGGTGGTGTTGGTTATGATATTAATTGCGGAGTAAGACTGGCTAAAACTAATCTGGAATACGAACCAATAAAAAATAAAATTGATAGTCTTGTTTCAAAATTATTTCAAGCGGTTCCTACCGGTGTGGGTGCAAGCGGTGCAATAAAAAAATTATCTTCCGTTGATATAAAAAAAGTTTTAACCAAAGGCAGCGTTTGGGCGCTTGAAAATGGTCTCGGTGTTCCCTCTGACATTGAATTTACTGAAGAGAACGGAACATTAAAAAATGCTGATATCGCTGTTGTCAGTCAACGTGCATTAGAACGTGGTGCAGATCAGCTTGGAACACTCGGTTCAGGAAATCATTTTCTGGAAGTTGATGTTGTTGATGAGATTTTTGATAACAAAACTGCAGATGTATTTGGATTATTTCCCGGACAAATTGTAATTCAGATTCATACCGGTTCACGCGGGCTCGGTTATCAGGTGTGTGATGATTATCTGAAAATTTTGCTTAACGCTAGCGGGAAATATGGGTTCAAATTACCTGACCGACAGCTCGCTTGTGCACCAATTCAATCGCAGGAAGGTCAGGATTACTTCGCAGCAATGCAAGCTGCAGCTAACTTTGCCTGGAGTAATCGTCAGGTAATAATGAATCTTGCCAAAGAAGTGTTAAAAGAAACTTTCTCAATAAGTGAATCAGAATTGGGATTCAAACTTTTATATGATGTTTGTCATAATATTGCAAAGATTGAAAAGCACACTGTTGGAAATGAAATAAAAGAAGTATGCGTTCATCGGAAAGGTGCGACGCGTGCATTTCCTCCCGGCAGTAAATTGATTCCTGAAAAATATAAGAATGTTGGTCAGCCGGTTTTAATCCCAGGAGATATGGGAAGGTATTCTTACATTTTAGTCGGAACAGAAAACGCAATGGAAGAAACTTTCGGAAGTTCATGCCACGGCGCTGGGAGAAATTTAAGTCGCACTAAAGCATTGAAAAGTGCAAAAGGACGAGATCTGGTTGCTGAACTTAATAAAAAGGGAATATCAATCCAGGCAAAAGGATATAAAACAATTGCCGAAGAAATGTCAGATGCTTATAAAGATGTTTCCGATGTGGTTGACGTGATGCATAAAGAAGGCATAACGCGTAAAGTCGCAAAGATAAAACCTGTTGGAGTAATTAAAGGATGA